In one Amaranthus tricolor cultivar Red isolate AtriRed21 chromosome 8, ASM2621246v1, whole genome shotgun sequence genomic region, the following are encoded:
- the LOC130821573 gene encoding serine/threonine-protein phosphatase 7 long form homolog produces the protein MDPAAPGPLDPSVLTMQASHRSSVLWDVQVSDTETIYTRHPDSAPWAIDARIVPYLQLARLHDFHLIAYGRVDRALLTALVERWRQETHTFHLPIGEATVTLLDVAVLTRLPIEGHSVCIDARQFESWQDKVQRVLGVRPPAEVTKGSSLRVTWLAQNFSQLPEGADDATVERYARAYLLYLIGDVLFSDKTALAYLYRRLCEASQKNVKEIAGPLIILQVIISYNAYSTGNNIVVPLLLTYNGNS, from the exons atggatccagcagctccaggccctctGGACCCTAGTGTCCTTACGATGCAGGCGAGTCACAGGAGCAGTGTGCTATGGGATGTACAG GTGTCCGATACGGAAaccatatacaccaggcatcccgaTTCAGCTCCATGGGCGATTGACGCACGGATCGTCCCGTACCTTCAGCTTGCGAGATTGCATGACTTCCACCTGATCGCGTACGGGAGAGTCGATCGGGCGCTACtcacggctttagtcgagcggtggcgccaggagactcataccttccacctacctataggtgaggctaccgtcacgttacttgacgtagctgttcttacacggcttcccatcgagggacattCCGTGTGCATCGATGCACGCCAGTTCGAAAGCTGGCAAGACAAAGTCCAAAGAGTATTAGGAGTGCGACCTCCGGCTGAGGTAACCAAAGGGAGTAGCCTGCGTGTAACATGGCTTGCACAAAACTTCTCACAActccctgaaggtgctgatgacGCCACCGTTGAGAGATACGCTAGGGCGTATCTCCTTTATCTGATTGGTGAtgtcttgttctccgacaagactg ccctagcgtatctgtacagGAGACTTTGTGAAGCTTCACAGAAGAATGTGAAGGAGATCGCTGGTCCCCTGATTATTCTACAGGTAATAATAAGTTATAATGCTTATTCTACAGGTAATAATATTGTTGTACCTCTTTTACTTACTTATAATGGTAATTCTTAG
- the LOC130821574 gene encoding uncharacterized protein LOC130821574: MKCTCNKPSIFHLPCSHVLAVCIKRHLSYERFVDSCYKTQSYVNTYECIFLPLIDKRAWPQYIGVEVLHDPDHIRGLGRPKSRRIANEMDEGSRRRNACRRCGIDGHNTRTCTSR, translated from the coding sequence atgaaatgcacttgtaacaaaccgTCCATATttcacttaccttgttctcatgttcttgccgtATGCATTAAACGACACTTATCCTATGAGCGATTTGTGGACTCCTGCTACAAGACCCAGAGCTATGTTAACACGTATGAATGCATATTCTTGCCGTTAATTGATAAGAGGGCATGGCCTCAATACATCGGTGTTGAGGTGTtacacgatccagatcacattcgTGGATTAGGAAGACCTAAGTCCAGGAGGATCGCGAACGAGATGGACGAAGGATCGCGAAGACGCAACGCTTGTCGACGGTGTGGTATTGACGGTCATAATactagaacttgcacgtcaaggtaa
- the LOC130821572 gene encoding uncharacterized protein LOC130821572: MDAKGMPKTWLSKSCHGVRVILVDVFEFEVDDGEESYVVSLTNKTCHCGRRTLIGIPCKHAIACIVHRKLDYTDFVHEAYHVKTYAKTYGPRFLGMPGHKIWPTSTNPKPLPPPFRKMSGRPNKRKKRLEVNEAKGGKKQGSMVRKYKQERCGNCGTLGHNKTK, encoded by the exons ATGGATGCTAAGGGGATGCCTA AAACCTGGTTATCAAAGTCATGTCATGGTGTTAGGGTTATCCTTGTTGATGTCTTTGAgtttgaggttgatgatggagAGGAGTCTTATGTTGTGAGCTTGACAAATAAGACTTGTCATTGTGGTAGGCGGACCCTGATTGGAATCCCTTGCAAGCATGCTATTGCTTGCATTGTGCATAGAAAATTGGACTACACAGATTTTGTCCATGAGGCTTACCATGTTAAGACATATGCCAAGACATACGGACCTAGGTTCCTTGGAATGCCAGGGCATAAAATTTGGCCTACCTCCACAAACCCTAAACCATTACCACCTCCCTTTAGAAAAATGTCTGGTAGGCCTAATAAGAGGAAGAAGAGGTTGGAGGTTAATGAAGCTAAGGGTGGGAAAAAACAAGGCTCTATGGTGAGGAAGTATAAGCAAGAGAGGTGTGGCAATTGTGGCACACTAGGACATAACAAAACGAAGTGA
- the LOC130820514 gene encoding uncharacterized protein LOC130820514: MRHRSGAPPLSQGSGSQELARGQLVACRSLGAQARSACPRCADRGCRRTYYGGLHAVVALHYSPMDDTTRYLGGIPVQSRSTDDDTLCTGHCISHRLLPRGARTGDCPRHTPRHVVSTLHSESNCAPHHYVRVRVICSSTRRSS; encoded by the exons ATGCGACATAGAAGCGGAGCTCCACCACTCTCGCAAGGGTCGGGATCCCAAGAACTGGCTAGAGGTCAACTGGTGGcatgtcgctcgttgggagcacaggctagaTCTGCttgcccaaggtgcgccgatcgaggctgcaggcgcacctactacggcggattacatgccgtggttgCTCTCCATTactcgccgatggatgacaccacgaggtatcttgGCGGCATCCCAGTACaatcccgcagcaccgacgatgacacacttt gcacagggcattgcatcagtcatcggctcctcccaagaggagcccgtacgggagattgcccaaggcatactccaaGGCACGtagtttcaacacttcattccgAAAGTAACTGCGCCCCACACCACTACGTACGCGTACGAGTCATCTGCTCATCAacccgacgttcatcttga